A region of Methyloversatilis discipulorum DNA encodes the following proteins:
- a CDS encoding methyltransferase domain-containing protein, which yields MLHREVARRMAERLDLVTLKPQRLLDLGCGSGADLQPLRARYPDALMTGLDRSAAMLAQAAVRTPRWRRWLPGVLGGSQTAVLQADIARLPIAPRSHDMVWSNMALHWLPDLPGALREVQRTLRVGGLFMFSMLGPDTLQELRAALVEAGLPGRAHRFIDMHDVGDMLVEAGFAEPVMDMEHITLTFASPADLYRDLVDTGSLAALAARPRGLLTPRARQKLDAALLRRLDDGRLPATMEIIYGHAWRGEPKQTEDGRAIIKFERGGRR from the coding sequence GTGCTGCACCGGGAAGTCGCGCGCCGGATGGCCGAGCGGCTCGATCTGGTCACGCTGAAACCGCAGCGCCTGCTCGATCTGGGCTGCGGCAGCGGCGCCGACCTGCAGCCGCTGCGGGCGCGCTACCCCGACGCGCTGATGACCGGTCTCGACCGTTCGGCGGCGATGCTGGCGCAGGCGGCGGTGCGCACGCCACGCTGGCGCCGTTGGCTGCCGGGCGTGCTCGGCGGCAGCCAGACCGCGGTGCTGCAGGCCGACATCGCGCGGTTGCCTATCGCGCCGCGCAGCCACGACATGGTGTGGTCCAACATGGCGCTGCACTGGCTGCCCGACCTGCCGGGCGCGCTGCGCGAGGTGCAGCGCACGCTGCGCGTCGGCGGCCTGTTCATGTTCTCGATGCTGGGCCCGGACACGCTGCAGGAACTGCGCGCGGCACTGGTCGAGGCGGGACTGCCCGGGCGGGCGCATCGCTTCATCGACATGCACGACGTCGGCGACATGCTGGTCGAGGCCGGCTTCGCCGAGCCGGTGATGGACATGGAGCACATCACGCTCACCTTCGCGTCGCCGGCCGACCTCTATCGCGATCTGGTCGACACCGGCAGCCTGGCCGCGCTGGCCGCGCGCCCGCGCGGTCTGCTGACGCCGCGCGCGCGGCAGAAGCTGGACGCGGCGCTGCTGCGCCGGCTCGACGACGGCCGTCTGCCGGCGACCATGGAAATCATCTACGGACACGCCTGGCGCGGCGAGCCGAAGCAGACCGAAGACGGGCGCGCCATCATCAAGTTCGAGCGCGGAGGCCGGCGATGA
- the bioB gene encoding biotin synthase BioB, with protein sequence MHTQVIHLPPSSRSQAPQRWTTEQVEALYALPFADLMFRAQTVHRENFDANAIQRSTLLSIKTGGCPEDCGYCPQSVRYDTGVASQELMPIDEVLEAARAAKDAGATRFCMGAAWRGPKDRDVEKVAEMISAVKGLGLQTCATLGLLREGQAEKLKEAGLDYYNHNIDTAPDYYGEVIGTRTQEDRFDTLEAVREAGMNVCCGGIVGMGESRRARAGLIATLASMDTPPESVPINNLVKVEGTPLADTPDLDPFEFVRTIAAARITMPKSYVRLSAGRELMSDEMQAMCFLAGANSIFYGDKLLTTGNPQAENDRRLFERLGIRSV encoded by the coding sequence ATGCACACCCAGGTCATCCATCTGCCGCCGTCCTCCCGTTCGCAAGCGCCCCAGCGCTGGACCACCGAACAGGTCGAGGCGCTGTACGCACTGCCGTTTGCCGATCTGATGTTCCGCGCACAGACGGTACATCGCGAGAACTTCGATGCCAATGCCATCCAGCGGTCGACGCTGCTGTCGATCAAGACCGGCGGCTGTCCGGAAGACTGCGGCTACTGCCCGCAGTCGGTGCGCTACGACACCGGCGTCGCCAGTCAGGAGCTGATGCCGATAGACGAGGTGCTCGAAGCGGCCCGCGCGGCCAAGGACGCGGGTGCCACCCGCTTCTGCATGGGCGCGGCCTGGCGCGGCCCGAAGGACCGCGACGTCGAGAAGGTGGCCGAAATGATTTCGGCAGTGAAGGGCCTCGGCCTGCAGACCTGCGCCACGCTCGGTCTGCTGCGCGAGGGGCAGGCCGAGAAGCTGAAGGAAGCCGGTCTCGACTACTACAACCACAACATCGACACCGCGCCCGACTACTACGGCGAGGTGATCGGCACGCGCACGCAGGAAGACCGCTTCGATACGCTGGAAGCGGTGCGCGAAGCGGGCATGAATGTGTGCTGCGGCGGCATCGTCGGCATGGGCGAATCGCGCCGCGCGCGCGCCGGCCTGATCGCCACGCTGGCGTCGATGGACACGCCGCCCGAATCGGTGCCGATCAACAATCTGGTCAAGGTCGAGGGCACGCCGCTGGCCGATACGCCCGACCTCGATCCGTTCGAGTTCGTGCGCACCATCGCCGCCGCCCGCATCACGATGCCGAAGAGCTATGTCCGCCTGTCGGCCGGGCGCGAACTGATGAGCGACGAAATGCAGGCGATGTGCTTCCTCGCCGGCGCCAATTCGATCTTCTACGGCGACAAGCTGCTCACCACCGGCAACCCGCAAGCCGAGAACGACCGCAGGCTGTTCGAGCGGCTGGGCATACGTTCCGTCTGA
- a CDS encoding LysR family transcriptional regulator, which produces MKQNFKLEPAMLPALSAFECVARHASFTRAAAELGVSASALSQSVRTLEQRLGVRLLTRTTRSVSLTEEGERFYDGVRVGLDELGAALDSLAQSQGRVTGTLRINMPRPAYRVLIAPHLAGFAVRHPDVQLELALDDGLADIVAERFDAGMRMSDTIEADMVAVRIGGPNRMITVAAPDYLAQRPPPLSVDDLGRHECVRYRYASSGRTMRWIFQRDGRPLEVEVDGRYIVNDADAEIDLARRGLGMVQTLDSLVADDLARGTLRAVLSDVAMPMSAIHLYFPSRAQMPERLRAFIDYFQQANEAR; this is translated from the coding sequence ATGAAGCAGAACTTCAAACTGGAGCCGGCCATGCTGCCGGCGCTGAGCGCCTTCGAATGCGTCGCGCGGCATGCGAGCTTCACCCGGGCGGCGGCCGAACTGGGCGTGTCGGCATCGGCGCTGTCGCAGAGCGTGCGCACGCTTGAACAGCGGCTGGGGGTGCGCCTGCTCACTCGCACGACGCGCAGCGTGTCGCTGACCGAAGAGGGCGAGCGCTTCTATGACGGCGTGCGCGTGGGGCTGGATGAACTGGGGGCGGCGCTCGACAGCCTGGCCCAGTCGCAGGGCCGGGTGACCGGCACCTTGCGCATCAATATGCCGCGCCCGGCCTACCGGGTGCTGATCGCGCCGCATCTGGCCGGATTCGCCGTGCGTCATCCGGACGTGCAACTGGAACTGGCGCTCGATGATGGCCTGGCCGACATCGTGGCCGAGCGCTTCGACGCCGGCATGCGCATGAGCGACACGATAGAGGCCGACATGGTGGCGGTGCGCATCGGCGGGCCCAACCGCATGATCACCGTGGCCGCGCCGGACTATCTGGCGCAGCGTCCGCCGCCGCTGTCGGTGGACGATCTCGGTCGCCACGAATGCGTGCGCTACCGCTACGCGTCCAGCGGTCGCACGATGCGCTGGATATTCCAGCGCGACGGCCGGCCGCTCGAGGTCGAGGTCGATGGTCGCTACATCGTCAACGACGCCGACGCCGAAATCGATCTGGCGCGCCGCGGCCTGGGCATGGTGCAGACACTGGATTCGCTGGTCGCCGACGATCTCGCGCGCGGCACGCTGCGCGCGGTGCTGAGCGACGTCGCGATGCCGATGTCGGCGATACACCTGTATTTCCCGAGCCGGGCGCAGATGCCTGAACGCCTGCGCGCCTTCATCGACTACTTCCAGCAGGCCAACGAGGCGCGCTAG
- a CDS encoding ComF family protein, with amino-acid sequence MLQRVIGTATGRVLDLLLPQDCRLCGLPAGNALLCPGCHDDLPRLPAAHCPVCALPVPTAQVCGRCLKHPPAFDATLAVWAYAEPADGLIHALKFRAQLPLAGLFADALQSLGLPPADLLLAMPLHPRRLAERGFNQSVEIGRVLARNAGLRFDAFGLERLHDTPPQRDLAWSQRRRNVRGAFALRAEVAGLHVAVIDDVLTTGASLHEVARVLKAGGALTVTNLVLARTPRLRGR; translated from the coding sequence ATGTTGCAGCGCGTAATCGGTACCGCGACCGGTCGTGTGCTCGACCTGCTGCTGCCACAGGACTGCCGGCTGTGCGGCCTGCCCGCCGGCAACGCACTGCTGTGCCCCGGCTGCCATGACGATCTGCCGCGGCTGCCGGCCGCGCACTGCCCGGTGTGCGCGCTGCCGGTGCCGACCGCGCAGGTGTGCGGCCGCTGCCTGAAGCACCCGCCGGCCTTCGACGCGACGCTGGCCGTATGGGCCTACGCCGAGCCGGCGGACGGGCTGATCCACGCGCTGAAGTTCCGCGCCCAGCTGCCGCTGGCCGGGCTGTTCGCCGACGCACTGCAGTCGCTGGGCCTGCCGCCGGCCGACCTGCTGCTGGCGATGCCGCTGCATCCGCGGCGGCTGGCCGAACGCGGCTTCAACCAGTCGGTCGAGATCGGCCGCGTGCTGGCTCGGAATGCAGGGCTGCGCTTCGACGCCTTCGGCCTGGAACGCCTGCACGACACGCCGCCACAGCGCGACCTCGCCTGGTCGCAGCGCCGGCGCAATGTGCGCGGCGCCTTCGCGCTGCGCGCCGAGGTCGCCGGACTGCATGTGGCGGTGATCGACGACGTGCTCACCACCGGCGCCAGCCTGCACGAGGTCGCCCGCGTGCTGAAGGCGGGCGGCGCGCTGACGGTGACCAATCTGGTGCTGGCGCGCACGCCCAGACTGCGCGGGCGCTAG